AGCGCGCTGTTCCAGCATGGAAAGATCGTGAATGTAAGTGCTGATGGTGCGGGCTTCCTCTTCCCTGCCTTCGCTATCCAGATCCAGGATTTTCTTGATTATAGGGTTTTCCCGGTTCAGGATGAGGGTGTGGTCTTTCAACAGCGTAAAATCGGCCTGGCGGTTGAGCGCGTCCATATCATGCCAACGCCGCAGCATTTCGTTGAACACAATCATGGATGGGATTTCTGATGATTTGAGACTCTTCACCTGTACTTTCAGGGGTGTATAAGCATGATTGAAAAGCTCTTTGAAGGCTTCTTCACCAAGTTCAGCACGGGTTTCAGCAGGAAGTTCAAAAGGACGGATCAAGGTTTGTTCGCCCTCCTGTTTTATCCAGGAAGTCAGAGCTGTGGCAGCCTGGGGATATTTTTTCAGGAAATCAGAATAGTCTTCCTTGGAGAATGAGGCTTCCACTTCCTGACCCAAAGCTTTGTAGAAAATCTCCTGCAAGCGTTGTGTATCCTGGTTTTCACCGTCTTCTTCAATCTCTGTGGAAAGCAGTTGATCGTTCAGTTCGCTGTCCACTCGGATGAATTCCAAATCCTTGTGGATGCTTTCCAGCCTTTGATAGATGTGGGTGTCCAGCGGAGTGGTTTGATAGATCACTTCGATGCCCTGATCTTTCATCAGGCGCAGATAGCTGACCTGCGTGTCTTCACCAGAGGCATACCAAATGCGGGTTTTATCGCCATCCTGCTTGTTTCGAGCCTTGTATTCTTCCAGGGTCACAAAGTCTCCGGAGGCTGATTTGAAGATGAGGCGGTCTTTCATGGCTTCGAAAAAGTCTTCATCACGCAAGAGGCCAAACTTGATAAAAGTATCGATGTCTTCCCAGTATTCCTCATATTTTTTGCGGTCTTCGGTGAATGTTTCGCCAAAGCGATCCGACACTTTTTTCACGATGTATTTGCTGATTTGGCGAACCTGATCGTCGTTTTGGAGGAAACTGCGGGAAACGTTGAGCGGAATGTCTGGAATATCAATGCCGCCTTTGAGCAGTAACAGAAATTCAGGGATGAGATCCTCAAGGTTGTCGGCAACGAAAACATTGTTGCAATATAGTTTCACCTCGCCCTTGAAGAAATCGGGGTCTTTGCGCAATTTGGGAAAATAGAGAATTCCGCGCAGATTCACAGGAAAATCGGCGTTGAGATGAATCCAGAAGACGGGGTCTTGATAGTCGTGGAAAACCTCGCGATAGAATTTGATATATTCTTCATCGCTGACGTCTTTGGGGCGGCGATTCCAAAGCGCCTCCAACTGGTTGACCTGTTGGCTTTTGAACATGATGGGCCAAGGCATGAAATTGCTGTATTTTTCCAGAATCTCGCGAATTTTGTATTCCTGGGCGTAGTTTTTTGAATCTTCGTTCAGGTAAATGGTGACCGTGGTTCCGGGTTCTTTTTTCTTTCCTGCCTTCATCTTATATTCGGTGCTGCCATCGCATTCCCAAAAAGCAGGTTCACTGCCAGCAACCCAGGATAAAGAATCAATGGTAACTTTTTCCGCCACCATGAAACTGGAATAGAAGCCCAGACCAAAGTGGCCAATGATGTTGTCCTGCACGTCCTTGAACTTTGTTACAAATTCCTCAGCGCCGGAAAAAGCAATCTGGTTGATGTATTTGCGGATTTCTTCCGCCGTCATGCCAATCCCGGTATCATGCACTTTGATGGTGTTGTTTTTGTCGTCCAACTCAATCGTGATTTTCATATCCTCCGCTTTGAAATCCGGATCGGAATATTTACGCTTGTTGATGGCGTCTACAGAGTTTGAAACCAGCTCACGCAGGAAAATGTCATGTTGGGAATACAGCCATTTTTTTATGATGGGAAAGATATTTTCCGTGTGAATGCTCAAGCTGCCCTTTTCAGTCTTTTTGCGGGGCGCAGCTTTGCTCTCCGCAGGTCTCTTTTTTGTGTTTTCAGGCATTATGGTTCTCCTTAGAAAAAGGTTCTTTTTTATGGATAAAATAAAGGCTTCGGGTAAAATGTCAAGGAAAATAAGCAGTTTGACCGTTGGACTGCTAAATATCGGGCGAATGCTCCGCTGGATTTGGGAATGAGGGTGATTTGCCTTGATGGGTGGAAAGGCTTATATTATCAGAAAACAAAATGATTGGAGTAAACAATGTTGACCGAATTGAACAATAATAATTTTGAGACTGTGATAGGAAAGGGAATGGTTTTGGTGGATTTTTGGGCGGATTGGTGTATGCCTTGCCGCATGATTTCACCGACCATTGAAGAGCTGGCACGCGATATTCCTGATGTGCGTTTTGCCAAGCTTAACGTGGATGAATTTCCGGAACTGGCTGGCCACTATGGGGTTATGAGCATCCCCACGCTGCTTTTTT
The genomic region above belongs to Candidatus Cloacimonadota bacterium and contains:
- the htpG gene encoding molecular chaperone HtpG gives rise to the protein MPENTKKRPAESKAAPRKKTEKGSLSIHTENIFPIIKKWLYSQHDIFLRELVSNSVDAINKRKYSDPDFKAEDMKITIELDDKNNTIKVHDTGIGMTAEEIRKYINQIAFSGAEEFVTKFKDVQDNIIGHFGLGFYSSFMVAEKVTIDSLSWVAGSEPAFWECDGSTEYKMKAGKKKEPGTTVTIYLNEDSKNYAQEYKIREILEKYSNFMPWPIMFKSQQVNQLEALWNRRPKDVSDEEYIKFYREVFHDYQDPVFWIHLNADFPVNLRGILYFPKLRKDPDFFKGEVKLYCNNVFVADNLEDLIPEFLLLLKGGIDIPDIPLNVSRSFLQNDDQVRQISKYIVKKVSDRFGETFTEDRKKYEEYWEDIDTFIKFGLLRDEDFFEAMKDRLIFKSASGDFVTLEEYKARNKQDGDKTRIWYASGEDTQVSYLRLMKDQGIEVIYQTTPLDTHIYQRLESIHKDLEFIRVDSELNDQLLSTEIEEDGENQDTQRLQEIFYKALGQEVEASFSKEDYSDFLKKYPQAATALTSWIKQEGEQTLIRPFELPAETRAELGEEAFKELFNHAYTPLKVQVKSLKSSEIPSMIVFNEMLRRWHDMDALNRQADFTLLKDHTLILNRENPIIKKILDLDSEGREEEARTISTYIHDLSMLEQRAFSGDELKDFINRANKILTYL
- the trxA gene encoding thioredoxin, with amino-acid sequence MLTELNNNNFETVIGKGMVLVDFWADWCMPCRMISPTIEELARDIPDVRFAKLNVDEFPELAGHYGVMSIPTLLFFKDGELKDSSIGVVPKAVIEKKLELLRG